From the genome of Candidatus Microthrix subdominans, one region includes:
- the glpK gene encoding glycerol kinase GlpK, whose protein sequence is MSVVVAIDAGTTGVRALAVDASAHTVGLAYREFTQHFPRPGWVEHDAAEIAEAIREVLCELVDQLDEPVIAVGITNQRETVVAWSRSTGEPLHRAIVWQDRRTADRCEQLVEQGHLELIRNRTGLVADPYFSASKLEWIFTEGGVEPTADVAVGTIDSWLLWNLTGGAVHATDDTNASRTMLYDLGTGDWSDELCELFGVPRACLPQVLASSGRFGTVAEGWGLPVGTPISGIAGDQQASLFGQACFETGMTKNTYGTGSFVLMNVGTERPEPVDGLVTTVAWSLPGDGGARQITYALEGSIFVTGAAIQWLRDGLGIIDSAPEVNVLAESVPDTDGVVMVPAFTGLGSPWWDPFARGMVLGITRGTTRAHLARAVIESIAYQTRDVVEAMTAASHSGLAELRVDGGASSSNLLVRIQAEQLGVPVRRSAVRETTAQGAAFLAGLAEGFWGSFDEVGNAWTSDGTFGDDEVDRGRADADYQRWLEAIARSGAWDRPRRPPENAEPAV, encoded by the coding sequence GTGTCCGTAGTCGTCGCCATCGATGCCGGGACCACCGGGGTGCGGGCATTGGCCGTCGATGCGTCCGCCCACACCGTCGGACTGGCCTACCGGGAGTTCACCCAACATTTTCCCCGGCCGGGCTGGGTGGAGCACGACGCCGCCGAGATCGCCGAGGCGATCCGCGAGGTCTTGTGCGAGTTGGTCGACCAGCTCGACGAGCCGGTGATCGCAGTGGGGATCACCAACCAGCGCGAGACGGTCGTCGCTTGGAGCCGCAGCACCGGCGAGCCGCTGCACCGCGCGATCGTGTGGCAGGACCGACGAACCGCAGACCGCTGCGAACAGCTGGTCGAGCAAGGCCATCTCGAGCTGATCAGGAACCGGACCGGCCTGGTGGCCGACCCGTACTTTTCGGCGTCGAAGCTCGAGTGGATCTTCACCGAGGGCGGTGTGGAACCCACCGCTGACGTGGCCGTGGGGACGATCGATTCCTGGTTGCTGTGGAACCTGACCGGCGGGGCAGTGCACGCCACCGACGACACCAACGCCAGCCGCACGATGCTCTACGACCTGGGCACCGGCGATTGGAGCGACGAGCTCTGCGAGCTGTTCGGGGTGCCCCGCGCCTGCCTGCCCCAGGTCCTGGCATCGTCGGGACGCTTCGGTACCGTCGCCGAGGGTTGGGGGCTGCCCGTCGGCACACCGATCTCCGGGATCGCCGGCGACCAGCAGGCCTCGCTGTTCGGCCAGGCCTGCTTCGAAACCGGCATGACCAAGAACACGTATGGCACCGGCTCGTTCGTGCTGATGAACGTTGGGACCGAGCGACCCGAGCCGGTGGACGGGCTGGTCACCACCGTCGCCTGGTCGCTGCCCGGCGACGGCGGCGCCCGGCAGATCACCTATGCGCTCGAGGGTTCGATCTTTGTGACCGGCGCAGCGATCCAGTGGTTGCGCGATGGCCTGGGGATCATCGACTCGGCACCCGAGGTCAACGTGCTGGCCGAATCGGTGCCCGACACCGATGGTGTCGTGATGGTTCCCGCCTTCACCGGCCTGGGTTCGCCGTGGTGGGACCCCTTCGCACGGGGCATGGTGCTGGGCATCACCCGTGGCACCACCCGCGCCCACTTGGCGCGGGCGGTGATCGAGTCGATCGCCTACCAGACCCGCGATGTGGTCGAGGCGATGACCGCCGCGTCCCACAGCGGCCTGGCCGAGCTGCGCGTGGACGGCGGCGCGTCGTCGTCCAACCTGTTGGTGCGCATCCAGGCCGAGCAGCTTGGCGTCCCGGTGCGCCGCTCCGCCGTCAGAGAGACCACCGCTCAAGGTGCGGCATTTCTCGCCGGGCTGGCCGAGGGGTTCTGGGGCTCCTTCGACGAGGTGGGCAACGCCTGGACCAGTGACGGGACGTTCGGCGACGACGAGGTGGATCGAGGTCGGGCCGACGCTGACTACCAGCGCTGGCTGGAGGCGATCGCCCGCTCCGGTGCCTGGGACCGCCCGCGCCGACCACCCGAAAACGCCGAACCGGCCGTCTGA
- a CDS encoding ATP-dependent 6-phosphofructokinase, translated as MKLGMLTSGGDCPGLNAVIRAVVRRAERGMDAEVLGFFDAWRGVMDGDYETLTVERCRGLLPRGGTILGTSRVQPYQFEDGVARVKESMFRLGLDGFIVIGGNGSLGAARDLTADGIPCVGVPKTIDNDVAGTDVTFGFDTAVGVATDAIDRLHTTAEAHERVMVVEVMGRDVGHIALHAGLAGGAAMILVPEVPFDIAEVIAVVERRRQLGRYASIIVVAEGAMPIEGTMAMPEYEVDEYGHQRLGGIGVRVANELERRSGVESRTTTLGYVVRGGTPSARDRVLATRFGVAAANLAAAGQWGSMVGLSGDVIEAVPLEDVAGRIRGCDLEMYEEVAQVFFS; from the coding sequence ATGAAGCTGGGCATGCTGACTTCGGGCGGGGATTGCCCGGGCCTGAACGCGGTGATTCGAGCGGTGGTGAGGCGGGCCGAGCGCGGCATGGACGCAGAGGTGCTCGGGTTCTTCGATGCCTGGCGCGGGGTGATGGACGGGGACTATGAGACCCTGACCGTCGAGCGCTGCCGTGGCCTCTTGCCTCGAGGGGGCACGATCCTGGGTACCTCTCGGGTCCAGCCCTACCAGTTCGAGGACGGCGTCGCGCGCGTGAAGGAGTCGATGTTTCGCCTCGGCCTCGACGGCTTCATCGTCATCGGCGGCAACGGTTCACTGGGCGCGGCCCGCGACCTGACCGCCGACGGCATCCCGTGCGTCGGGGTTCCCAAGACGATCGACAACGACGTTGCCGGCACCGACGTCACCTTCGGCTTCGACACGGCGGTCGGGGTGGCCACCGACGCCATCGACCGGCTGCACACGACGGCGGAGGCCCACGAGCGGGTCATGGTGGTCGAGGTGATGGGGCGCGATGTCGGCCACATCGCCCTCCACGCCGGGTTGGCCGGGGGGGCGGCGATGATCCTGGTGCCCGAGGTTCCCTTCGACATCGCCGAGGTGATCGCGGTCGTCGAACGCCGCCGGCAACTGGGTCGGTATGCGTCGATCATCGTGGTCGCTGAAGGCGCCATGCCGATCGAGGGCACCATGGCGATGCCGGAATACGAGGTGGACGAGTACGGCCATCAGCGCCTGGGCGGTATCGGGGTGCGGGTGGCCAATGAACTGGAACGGCGAAGCGGCGTGGAAAGCCGCACGACCACGCTGGGCTATGTCGTGCGCGGTGGCACGCCCTCGGCGCGCGACCGCGTGCTGGCCACCCGCTTCGGCGTGGCGGCGGCCAACCTGGCGGCGGCTGGCCAGTGGGGCTCGATGGTGGGCCTGTCGGGGGATGTGATTGAGGCGGTGCCCCTCGAGGACGTTGCCGGTCGGATCCGGGGGTGCGACCTCGAGATGTACGAAGAGGTCGCCCAGGTGTTCTTCAGCTGA
- a CDS encoding ArsA family ATPase, translating into MSAREAQGSGTRVIMFMGKGGVGKTTVAAASAILAAESGQRVVVTSTDPAHSLGDVLGRRIGSVPVQVTPGCHAQQLNGRDRLEESWAEVGGWVRRAFGWAGLDDLEAQELMLLPGLEELFALAEVTSLVDSGRFDTVIVDCAPTAETLRLLTLPEVLGFYLDRFEQQRPLRRAVSETVRRLGDLPIADAQIAGATRRLADELSGVRRLLSADTTSVRLVMTPERVVIAETRRTHTALGLHGYATDAVVVNRLLPEHVSDDFTARWRSAQLERLDEVREGFGGVDTLIAEMSPIEPIGAGTLAEMARVLYDGREPTAVLGTSQPMSVVTGADGPELHLPLPNADRGEVDVWAGDGEIHLTVGAHRRNLLLPDALHGRSVVGASLSDGTLVIRFDADVDAERDDGDA; encoded by the coding sequence ATGAGCGCCCGGGAAGCCCAGGGGAGCGGCACCCGGGTGATCATGTTCATGGGCAAGGGCGGCGTGGGTAAGACCACCGTGGCCGCCGCGTCGGCCATCCTGGCGGCCGAGTCGGGACAGCGGGTGGTGGTGACCTCCACGGACCCCGCCCACTCGCTCGGCGATGTGCTGGGCCGCCGGATCGGGTCGGTCCCGGTGCAGGTCACGCCCGGATGTCATGCCCAGCAACTGAACGGGCGCGACCGCCTCGAGGAGTCGTGGGCCGAGGTGGGCGGCTGGGTTCGGCGCGCGTTCGGATGGGCCGGCCTCGACGATCTCGAAGCCCAGGAGCTGATGTTGCTCCCCGGTTTGGAGGAACTCTTTGCCCTGGCCGAGGTGACCAGCCTGGTCGACTCGGGCCGGTTCGACACCGTGATCGTCGATTGCGCTCCAACCGCCGAGACCCTGCGATTGCTCACGCTGCCCGAGGTGCTCGGCTTCTACCTCGACCGTTTCGAACAACAGCGGCCGCTGCGGCGGGCGGTGAGCGAGACGGTGCGACGCCTGGGCGACCTTCCGATCGCCGACGCCCAGATCGCCGGGGCTACCCGTCGTCTGGCCGACGAGCTCTCCGGCGTGCGCCGGCTGTTGTCGGCCGACACGACGTCGGTGCGCCTGGTGATGACGCCGGAACGGGTGGTCATCGCCGAGACCCGCCGCACCCACACGGCGCTCGGCCTGCACGGTTACGCAACCGACGCCGTCGTGGTCAACCGACTGTTGCCCGAGCACGTGAGCGACGATTTCACAGCTCGCTGGCGGTCGGCCCAGCTGGAACGCCTCGACGAGGTCCGCGAAGGTTTTGGCGGCGTCGACACGCTGATCGCCGAGATGTCACCGATCGAGCCGATCGGGGCCGGCACCCTCGCTGAGATGGCGCGGGTGCTCTACGACGGACGCGAGCCGACGGCGGTGCTCGGAACGAGCCAGCCGATGTCGGTCGTCACCGGGGCCGATGGACCCGAACTGCACCTGCCGCTACCCAACGCCGACCGAGGCGAGGTTGACGTCTGGGCGGGCGACGGGGAGATTCATCTCACCGTCGGCGCCCACCGGCGCAATCTTTTGTTGCCGGACGCCTTGCACGGCCGCTCGGTCGTCGGGGCATCCTTGAGCGACGGAACGCTGGTGATCCGTTTCGATGCTGACGTTGACGCCGAACGCGACGATGGGGACGCCTGA
- a CDS encoding GerMN domain-containing protein, whose amino-acid sequence MKVGPAKSQRSFGSPATTRVRRRILTVFARCVVPVALLAGCGITPDSEPRALPPDLTGPARDRNPENDPGNVPSSIFMQAGESRRLVPVSREVAALSVEDIAKATLVKPTPAEVTAGISTAIPPNTTLLSGSVRADGVIAINLSKEFAQVDGSSRTTAVGQIVLGVGAQFEPDRQFSFLIAGEGARISTAGGTKSRVTPCDFKDALAEAAQLESEVREQTDLVALAEQNNSLRTRCPTHTTG is encoded by the coding sequence GTGAAGGTCGGTCCTGCCAAGTCGCAACGCTCCTTTGGCTCGCCGGCGACGACGCGCGTCCGCCGGCGGATCCTGACGGTGTTCGCCCGATGCGTCGTGCCGGTCGCCCTGCTGGCCGGATGTGGCATCACCCCGGACAGCGAACCCCGAGCATTGCCGCCAGATCTGACCGGCCCGGCCCGGGACCGCAACCCGGAGAACGACCCGGGCAACGTACCCAGCTCGATCTTCATGCAGGCCGGTGAGTCTCGGCGGTTGGTGCCGGTCTCGAGGGAGGTGGCGGCGTTGTCGGTGGAAGACATCGCCAAGGCCACGCTGGTCAAGCCGACGCCGGCCGAGGTCACCGCCGGCATCAGCACCGCCATCCCGCCCAACACCACCCTGCTTTCGGGGTCGGTACGCGCCGACGGCGTCATCGCGATCAACCTGTCCAAGGAGTTCGCCCAGGTGGACGGCTCATCGCGCACGACGGCGGTCGGCCAGATCGTGTTGGGCGTCGGTGCCCAATTTGAACCCGACCGGCAGTTCAGCTTTCTCATCGCCGGGGAGGGCGCACGGATCTCGACCGCAGGGGGCACCAAGAGCCGCGTCACGCCGTGTGACTTCAAAGACGCGTTGGCGGAGGCCGCCCAGCTCGAGTCCGAGGTGCGGGAGCAGACCGACCTGGTTGCGCTGGCCGAGCAGAACAACTCGCTGCGGACGCGGTGCCCCACCCACACCACCGGTTGA
- a CDS encoding DUF1730 domain-containing protein, whose amino-acid sequence MAEGSPSDGLGGLADRVLEVGRDAGLVAMGICDTEPFLEARQELLDRRDAGLAGTMAFTYRNPERSTEPARLLRNAASLVVGAMPYRQPRLADDGDTARSGGVTGAGDVAASGQRGTLSLQARVARYATDDYYAVLRAALERVADELRRAGFRAHIVADDNALVDRAAAVRAGLGWIGRNTGLITPEAGGEVVLGSVVTDAVLPTTNRSVADGCGSCRVCEPACPTGALDDGRLDARKCLAWLVQAPGDFPREHRQALGDRLYGCDECTVVCPPSRLASRRLGDLPHGERPGPTVDVLEVLRLDDETLLERYGRWYLPGRDPNALRRNALVILGNTGDGFDGATAAVLERYLADESQLLAGHAAWAALALGRQDLAVAAADRPSVADELAAAGLVTPVAVGSRRSQADGASATSGGP is encoded by the coding sequence GTGGCTGAGGGATCCCCGTCCGACGGCCTGGGTGGTCTTGCCGACCGGGTGCTCGAGGTTGGGCGGGACGCGGGCCTGGTGGCGATGGGCATCTGCGATACCGAACCGTTTCTGGAGGCGCGCCAAGAACTCCTCGACCGTCGCGACGCCGGCCTGGCCGGCACGATGGCCTTCACCTACCGCAACCCGGAGCGTTCGACCGAACCGGCGCGCCTGCTGCGCAACGCAGCCAGCCTGGTGGTGGGGGCGATGCCGTACCGCCAACCGCGCCTGGCCGACGACGGAGACACTGCCCGCTCGGGCGGCGTCACCGGCGCGGGCGACGTTGCCGCCAGCGGTCAACGTGGGACCCTCTCACTTCAGGCCCGGGTGGCCCGATACGCCACCGACGATTACTACGCCGTGCTGCGAGCTGCGTTGGAGCGGGTGGCCGACGAGTTGCGTCGGGCCGGGTTTCGGGCCCACATCGTCGCCGACGACAACGCGCTGGTCGACCGCGCCGCGGCGGTGCGCGCCGGCCTGGGGTGGATCGGCCGCAACACCGGGCTGATCACCCCCGAGGCGGGCGGCGAGGTGGTGTTGGGCTCGGTGGTCACCGACGCGGTCCTTCCCACCACAAACCGGTCGGTGGCCGACGGCTGCGGCTCGTGTCGGGTGTGCGAGCCGGCCTGCCCGACCGGAGCCCTCGACGACGGACGACTGGACGCCCGCAAGTGCCTGGCCTGGCTGGTGCAGGCCCCCGGCGACTTTCCCCGCGAGCATCGCCAGGCGCTGGGCGACCGCCTGTACGGCTGCGACGAGTGCACGGTGGTGTGCCCACCGAGCCGGCTGGCGAGCCGCCGCCTGGGCGACCTGCCCCATGGCGAGCGTCCGGGGCCGACGGTTGACGTGCTCGAGGTGCTGCGCCTTGACGACGAGACGCTGCTGGAGCGCTACGGCCGCTGGTACCTGCCGGGCCGTGACCCGAACGCCCTGCGCCGCAACGCGCTGGTGATCCTGGGCAACACCGGCGACGGGTTCGACGGTGCCACCGCAGCGGTGCTCGAGCGCTACCTCGCCGACGAATCGCAGCTTTTGGCCGGCCACGCCGCCTGGGCAGCGCTGGCCCTGGGCCGCCAGGACCTGGCGGTCGCTGCAGCCGACCGGCCGTCGGTCGCCGACGAACTCGCCGCCGCTGGGCTGGTGACCCCGGTTGCGGTTGGGTCCCGCCGTTCGCAGGCCGATGGCGCGAGTGCTACATCTGGTGGCCCGTGA
- a CDS encoding ROK family protein, with translation MRTVDPDAASPHLIGLDLGGTKLAGGVVALDADGRARLVVEERVPTPDSSAALVRALVDLVAHLRSVSPHPPVAVGAGIAGHIGLDGIAVQAANTPMVVGVDLAGPLREASGLPVRIDNDANVVALAAQRQLAPDARALVAVTFGTGIGGGLVLDGALWRGAAGLAGEPGHMVVAADGPLCRCGQRGCWEAVASGTALGEAARRAVADGEAPDLAARWSNSGRLDGQAVVAGLRAGEADAEAVWQGWTGWVAVGLANLIQLIDPDVIVLGGGVSASGELLASAVTAHLEAMSVAWSHRRIDLRCAPGGPLAGVVGAALIGWEDQAVPERAAADVAAPNPSRQNVTMSSATASAARPPLQP, from the coding sequence GTGAGGACGGTTGACCCGGACGCAGCGAGCCCCCATCTGATCGGACTCGATCTGGGAGGAACAAAGCTGGCCGGCGGGGTGGTGGCCCTCGACGCAGACGGTCGGGCCCGGTTGGTCGTCGAGGAGCGGGTGCCGACCCCCGACTCGAGCGCAGCGCTGGTGCGGGCACTGGTCGATCTCGTGGCCCACCTCCGCTCGGTGTCTCCGCACCCGCCGGTGGCGGTGGGTGCCGGCATCGCCGGGCACATCGGCCTGGACGGTATTGCGGTGCAGGCGGCCAACACGCCGATGGTGGTGGGCGTCGACCTGGCGGGCCCGCTGCGCGAGGCGTCCGGGCTTCCGGTGCGCATCGACAACGACGCCAACGTCGTCGCACTTGCAGCCCAGCGACAGTTGGCGCCCGACGCCCGGGCGTTGGTGGCGGTGACGTTCGGGACCGGCATCGGTGGCGGCCTGGTGCTCGACGGGGCGCTGTGGCGGGGTGCGGCCGGGCTGGCCGGCGAGCCCGGCCACATGGTGGTGGCAGCGGACGGCCCGCTCTGCCGGTGTGGGCAGCGTGGCTGCTGGGAGGCGGTCGCATCCGGCACGGCCCTGGGCGAGGCGGCCCGGCGGGCCGTCGCCGACGGAGAGGCGCCGGACCTGGCCGCCCGTTGGTCGAACAGCGGCCGGTTGGATGGTCAGGCCGTCGTCGCCGGGCTTCGAGCGGGCGAGGCGGATGCCGAGGCGGTGTGGCAGGGGTGGACCGGGTGGGTCGCCGTCGGCTTGGCCAACCTGATCCAGCTGATCGACCCGGACGTGATCGTGCTCGGCGGCGGCGTGTCGGCCAGCGGCGAACTGTTGGCCTCGGCGGTCACCGCACACCTGGAGGCGATGTCGGTGGCGTGGAGTCACCGCCGGATCGACCTGCGCTGTGCCCCGGGTGGGCCGCTCGCCGGCGTCGTCGGGGCGGCGCTGATCGGATGGGAGGATCAGGCGGTACCTGAGCGCGCAGCGGCGGATGTGGCGGCGCCCAACCCATCGAGGCAGAACGTCACGATGTCGTCGGCGACCGCCTCGGCCGCCCGCCCACCACTCCAGCCCTGA
- a CDS encoding NYN domain-containing protein, with translation MTAGSDAEEQVVRPALEAALDVAEAGLAEKPPRQPPRGLRSVLGFHKRPSAALGAARRVLDRDDAFRALVLERIDADRLSPGAAAFLLRDDGWRDAVGDAVRALEEAADDDRARADDRAATEQVVTLSARLAELEAEVPRVEAEFTRLREVERQAEEVAERLREQEALNERLTGERQRAVRELADERRRLADRTAQVRSLSADLERIRSQVPMDDGGPDDPTPPARPVDVAEELSALRTRAEAAESASAETAQAMVRLGRELAALGERLDPEAAGRVEQGDSDPRGSTSPEASDGEPGTAPVLAGQHRNGRRGRTVRRRPVRVGRGLRDGSPDATRELLRTPGLVLWVDGYNASMALWGDLDIGGQREALVRALGRLAKACGTHIRVVFDGDSGGAPPVTTPLPVRVVFTKAGVEADDDIIDAVAATDASQPVAVLSADRRVRDGASVYGANLLSPDDLRTVLADGG, from the coding sequence ATGACCGCCGGCTCCGACGCCGAGGAACAGGTGGTGCGGCCTGCCCTGGAGGCAGCGCTGGACGTGGCCGAGGCAGGCCTGGCGGAGAAGCCTCCGCGCCAGCCTCCACGGGGACTTCGGTCGGTGCTCGGGTTTCATAAGCGTCCAAGCGCGGCGCTGGGTGCGGCCCGGCGGGTTCTCGACCGCGACGACGCTTTCCGTGCCCTGGTGCTGGAGCGCATCGATGCCGACCGCTTGAGCCCCGGAGCCGCTGCGTTTCTTCTACGAGACGATGGCTGGCGCGACGCGGTCGGCGATGCCGTTCGAGCGTTGGAAGAGGCGGCCGATGACGACCGGGCGAGGGCGGATGATCGGGCGGCGACCGAACAGGTGGTCACGCTCAGCGCCCGGTTGGCCGAGTTGGAGGCCGAAGTGCCTCGAGTCGAGGCCGAGTTCACCCGGTTGCGCGAGGTGGAACGCCAGGCCGAGGAGGTCGCCGAACGCCTTCGCGAGCAGGAGGCGCTCAACGAACGGCTGACCGGCGAACGCCAGCGGGCGGTGCGCGAGCTGGCCGACGAGCGCCGGCGTCTGGCTGACCGCACCGCCCAGGTGCGTTCGCTGTCCGCCGATCTGGAGCGCATTCGCTCCCAGGTGCCCATGGACGACGGGGGACCGGACGATCCGACGCCCCCAGCCCGTCCGGTTGACGTTGCCGAGGAACTGTCGGCGCTGCGGACGAGGGCGGAGGCCGCCGAGTCGGCGTCCGCAGAGACCGCCCAGGCGATGGTCCGGCTGGGGCGGGAGCTCGCGGCGCTCGGCGAACGCCTCGATCCCGAAGCGGCGGGGCGCGTGGAGCAGGGCGATTCGGACCCTCGGGGGTCGACCAGCCCGGAAGCGAGCGACGGCGAGCCGGGCACCGCCCCGGTGCTCGCAGGGCAACATCGGAACGGTCGTCGCGGCCGGACCGTTCGCCGCCGGCCGGTCCGCGTGGGACGCGGCCTGCGCGATGGCTCCCCTGACGCCACCCGGGAGCTGCTGCGAACGCCCGGCCTGGTGCTGTGGGTCGACGGGTACAACGCATCGATGGCGCTTTGGGGTGACCTCGATATCGGCGGTCAGCGCGAGGCGTTGGTCCGCGCCCTCGGACGGTTGGCCAAGGCCTGCGGCACCCACATACGCGTGGTGTTCGATGGTGACAGTGGCGGAGCGCCCCCGGTCACCACACCGCTGCCGGTGCGAGTGGTGTTCACGAAGGCGGGGGTGGAGGCCGACGACGACATCATCGACGCCGTGGCGGCGACCGACGCGTCGCAGCCGGTGGCGGTGCTCAGCGCCGATCGGCGTGTGCGCGACGGCGCCTCTGTGTACGGCGCCAACCTGTTGTCACCCGACGATCTGCGAACGGTGTTGGCCGACGGTGGCTGA
- a CDS encoding TetR/AcrR family transcriptional regulator → MDRRLTPRGEERRSQLLEVATARFAERGYQATSISDIVGAMGVGKGVFYWYFQSKEELFGYILTAGMTELRRTQLAAVSHSDDPLVRIPAAIRASVRWSAEHRELASMFEFAHRDATFGPLTSRLRELLIDDAVAELTSAMDAGRLPRGNADAQARAMLAVTDALATQGWSGGRAAEAVADDIVTFCLDGLGAATSAAARSGTA, encoded by the coding sequence GTGGACCGACGCCTGACCCCCCGCGGCGAGGAACGCCGTTCGCAGCTTCTCGAGGTGGCCACCGCCCGATTCGCCGAGCGCGGGTACCAGGCCACCTCGATCTCCGACATCGTCGGGGCGATGGGCGTTGGCAAGGGCGTCTTCTACTGGTACTTCCAATCCAAGGAAGAGCTGTTCGGCTACATCCTCACCGCCGGCATGACCGAGCTGCGCCGCACCCAACTGGCGGCGGTCTCGCACTCCGACGATCCGCTGGTGCGCATTCCGGCGGCGATACGCGCCTCGGTCCGGTGGTCCGCCGAGCACCGCGAGCTGGCGTCGATGTTCGAGTTTGCTCATCGAGACGCCACCTTCGGGCCGCTCACCTCCCGCCTGCGGGAACTGCTGATCGACGATGCGGTCGCCGAGTTGACGTCGGCGATGGACGCTGGCCGGCTCCCCCGCGGCAACGCCGATGCTCAGGCCCGGGCCATGCTGGCGGTCACCGACGCACTCGCCACTCAGGGCTGGAGTGGTGGGCGGGCGGCCGAGGCGGTCGCCGACGACATCGTGACGTTCTGCCTCGATGGGTTGGGCGCCGCCACATCCGCCGCTGCGCGCTCAGGTACCGCCTGA
- a CDS encoding glycosyltransferase family 4 protein produces the protein MKHLLVTNDYPPKVGGIQSYLWELWRRLDPDDVTVLTTPHEGAAAFDAAAPHRIERTRDPVLLPHPGLARRIEALARQVDARLLVLDPVLPLSVLGPRVARRLGIPWVVVAHGAEITVPGRLPVSRALLGRVLRSADGVIAAGGYPLAESERAAGMPLANAVIPPGVDTTDITPLAPSERAEIRRCLGVDEDTTLVFGLSRLVPRKGFDTLIEAAHLLARRGRKLTVAIAGDGRDRKRLDRLAAAGPGSVRMLGRVTDAERAEYYGAADLFAMLCRDRWAGLEQEGFGIVFLEAAAAGVASLAGRSGGSHEAVEDGETGVIVDEPADERAVAEALESLIDQPERLAEMGRAARLRAERVFDYDVLARDLNRALTRLATPARVQR, from the coding sequence GTGAAGCACCTGCTGGTCACCAACGACTATCCCCCCAAAGTGGGTGGTATCCAGAGTTACCTGTGGGAGCTGTGGCGGCGTCTCGACCCCGATGACGTCACCGTCCTGACGACGCCCCACGAAGGGGCGGCCGCCTTCGATGCGGCTGCGCCCCATCGCATCGAGCGCACCCGGGATCCGGTGCTGTTGCCGCACCCCGGCCTGGCCCGCCGCATCGAGGCGCTGGCGCGCCAGGTCGATGCCCGGCTGCTGGTCCTCGACCCGGTGCTGCCCCTGTCCGTCCTCGGGCCACGGGTGGCGCGTCGCCTCGGCATCCCGTGGGTGGTTGTGGCTCATGGGGCGGAGATCACCGTGCCCGGTCGCCTGCCGGTGAGCCGAGCATTGTTGGGTCGGGTGTTGCGCTCCGCCGATGGCGTGATCGCCGCCGGCGGATACCCGCTGGCCGAATCGGAGCGAGCGGCGGGCATGCCGCTGGCCAACGCGGTGATCCCGCCCGGGGTGGACACGACCGACATCACGCCGTTGGCCCCGTCAGAACGGGCGGAGATCAGACGTTGCCTCGGTGTCGATGAGGACACGACGCTCGTGTTCGGCCTGAGCCGCCTGGTGCCGCGCAAGGGTTTCGACACGCTGATCGAGGCCGCCCATCTTCTGGCCCGGCGCGGCCGCAAGCTGACGGTGGCGATCGCCGGCGACGGGCGGGACCGCAAGCGGCTGGATCGGCTGGCCGCCGCCGGTCCCGGTTCGGTCCGGATGCTCGGCCGGGTCACCGACGCCGAGCGCGCCGAGTACTACGGCGCAGCCGACCTGTTTGCCATGTTGTGCCGCGACCGTTGGGCGGGCCTGGAGCAGGAGGGATTTGGCATCGTGTTTCTCGAAGCGGCGGCCGCAGGCGTGGCCTCACTGGCCGGCCGGTCGGGGGGTAGCCACGAGGCGGTGGAGGACGGCGAGACCGGGGTGATCGTCGACGAGCCCGCCGACGAACGGGCGGTCGCCGAGGCGCTGGAATCGCTCATCGACCAACCGGAGCGGCTCGCCGAGATGGGCCGGGCGGCCCGTCTGCGGGCCGAACGGGTCTTCGACTACGACGTGCTCGCCCGGGATCTCAATCGCGCGCTGACCCGGCTGGCCACTCCAGCCCGGGTGCAACGATGA